The following nucleotide sequence is from Chaetodon auriga isolate fChaAug3 chromosome 19, fChaAug3.hap1, whole genome shotgun sequence.
TGACCTGAAACAATGTTGCTAATGACAACGATGACGAGCTCAGCGATAATCAATAAACATTCATGGAACTGCTCTTCACCTGGAAAGCCTCTGCAGACGCCCGGCTCGGCTCCTCCCACACGGCAGAGATCTGCGCAGCCATTGGTCGACCCGTTTCTGCGTCGACGACACGAGCATCCGGGGCGTCGACGACAACGCTGACGACAGACGTGCGGAGCTGCTCCGTCGGGTTAAACACGATCAACGACCTGAAACAAAAACCACGATCGATGAGTGACtttgagctaactgctaacgttagcatgctaacatgctcacagtcaCAATGTTatcatgctgatgttcagcaggtacaAAGTTCACcaccttagcttagcatgttagcatgttaactaTCTAATCATCAGTGACCGCAGCTGAGGCCGATGGGAGCGCCGACACGTTGACGTGCTGAGTTGACGATGGCGCTACAGGAAGtctgattggataaaggatgtttcAGCACGGACTCTGAGCAGTCTGAtttttgatgattgattctggtttgaTTGATGAGTCCAGTCTGTTCTGGATGGAAATGATTAAGATTCGTCTTTCAGCCTCTGAAGCTCATTTCTGGATCTTCTTCCAGCTTCTGATGTCACTTCCCCTTTTTACACAGCTGATAGTTCTTGATTGGACGGAGCTTGGGATGTTTCACTACAgtcatttcttctttgtgtcaTTAATACAGAAATCAGTACAGGTGAGCTGTTGTAACACGGTCCGCTCCGTAGGTTAGCCCCGCCTCCTTACCTGGGCTCGTCACTGAGCGTGAGCGGCGTCTTCTGGGGCAGAGCGTCCTGCGCTGACATCACATCATCCTGAAAACCAACATCAACGTCTGAGAACCGGTTTACCACATCTGTTTCTAACATTTTTCTATCTCAAATGCTGAAAACCTTCAGGTGTTTCTGAGGTGAATTCTGGAGTTTACGATCACTCCTCAGCCTATCACAGCTAAACAACGTGTCACCTGGTGGATATTCCCTCCATCATTCAGACACAGGAAGTCTTAACATGGCCGATCAGACTGAACTGACGTCTGAGTCGACGGACGAACGAACACGTTACAACAACACAGTGACAGGACGGCTGTGAAGGGAGTcatggggtcagaggtcaccatTTGCAGCAGGGGTTTTGATTGGTCGTGGCGGTACTCGCTCTTATCCAATAGCAGCAGCCAGTGGGCGGAGCTTTGCAGCACCTGGTGCAGGTTCAAGATGGAGTGAAACaatctgtaaaataaaaagttttttAGTCCAGACGATGTTTTCATCATATTtgactttatttccttttcttcctttttcattcGTGTAATTTCAAAGTGCGAAGGACAGATTTCATtgtttgatttatatttttgaagttttctgagcatttcaaacatgaaactttatttaaaactaAAATCTCACAATGtcactaaaaacaaaaagtccaCAGTCAGACAAACTTTATTGACATGCTGATCAGATGGGAGTGATGGGAAATGTATGTtagatgctaatgctaaaggAACGGGTATGATGagaagctaatgctaactgctCACACTACGCGAGGCGGTACCTGCTACCGTTGCCGGCGGCGACGTCATCCTTCAACAGAGAGCATGGAGggacaaatgagacacaaaagatgctaatgctaaagaCGCTAAAGAGTTTCAGATGCTACAATGCTAACTGAttatttttacaaaaaacaaagctgaaaaaataGTCAAGAGACTTTGATGgaagaaaaaagtcagagagaatAACGTGAAGAGTAATTTGATGGAAGTAACAACTTCACTCACAGGTGTTTACCTGCCTGCTCAACCCGTGAAGCCTGAAGACAAGCTCAcccccacttcctgtttctttaatGAGACTAAACCTCTACTGCACCACACCTGGGAAATGGTctacttttactccattacGTTCATCTGACAGCCCTCtgtcctgtccagtgaaaagctcgtatctccagatgtgttgatgttgaatgtttgtgctgaactgaggGATGAAGAGTTGATGAtgatgtcttcttcagctcaataaactctttaaaaagcctcttggatcaaTAGAAAATCATCgccacaaagctgaaaacagcctgtttttctgactttttggagattcgtggttctcacaggacggccgcgctgcaaacatgtgatgatcttctagaacATGTAAATTTATTTCACTGGCATGAAACTGTGCTGGAATCTGCACTGATCTCTTCAAAAACCTGAAACATTTGAGCTAGCTGAAACATACCAACAGGCTAGCGTGCTAACAGGAAGTACCCACCTGGTGCCGTAGTCGACCACCACAGGGTCGCGAGCCGTGCCGGTCACAGCGTCATGGTGCTGGAACAATGCCAGGCTCCGCCTCCCATCTGTCAGGCGCCGGAAGTGTTCGCGTGCCGGGAAATCTGCCGCCAGACGCCCGTCGGCATGGAAACGACGCATTTCTGCCAGCGTCAGGCTGAAGAGGATTTCTGACGCTCTGttagaaagaggaagaggaggaacagagtTAAAGGATCcgaggaaaaagacagacacacagaaataaatcgAGTGGCGTGCCTGAGCGTGGCCTCCAGCGTCCGGTCGAGACGCTTGTAAAACGGTCTGGAGGTGAAGAAGCCGCTCCAGTAATGGTCGTCACGGTCGGCGTAGGTGAAGAAGTCGCCGCGCAGCGTCGGCAGAGTCGTTCCCGCTTCGCTCAGGTGTCGATGAAGAGCTTTGAAGTAATCTGAGAGGGTCCCGAAACGAGCctggaaacagaagaagaccaagaagaagaagaccaagAAGGAGAAGACGAGGAcgaagacagacaagaccaagaagaagaccaagaagaagaagacgaagacggacaagaccaagaagaagacgaagaagaagaagaagaagacggacaagaccaagaagaagaccaagaagaagaccaagaagaagaagacgaggacggacaagaccaagaagaagacgaagaagaagaccaagaccaagaagaagaccaagaagaagaccaagaagaagaagacgaggacgAAGACGGACAAGAccaagaagaagacgaagaagaagaccaagaccaagaagaagaccaagaagaagaagaagaagaccaagAAGAAGACGGACAAGACCAAGAAGAAGACCAAGACCAAGACCAGGAAGACCgagaccaagaagaagaagaagaagaagaagaagaagaagaagacggacaagaccaagaagaagacgaagaagaagacaagGATGAAGACGGACAAGACCAAGAAGAAGACCAAGAAgaagaccaagaagaagaagaagaagacggacaagaccaagaagaagacgaagaagaagacaagGATGAAGACGGACAAGACCAAGAAGAagtccaagaagaagaagaagaagacgaggacgAAGACGGACAAGaccaagaagaccaagaagacaaagacgacaaagaaggagaagaagaagaagaagcagacgTTAGTCATGCTGCTGTAGGACGAGCCTGTCCAGAGCTCAGTGTTATGTCCACATGCTGTCTGTTCCTCATACGTACATgtaccacacacagacagatatttgTACATATTATAAGTACTGCGCGTAGTGAAGAGTCTGTCCCTGTGATTGtctttctgttctgtcctcGTCTCCGTCTCCAGCTGTTTGCTCGTGGTGGAATGAATATTATGGTTTGTATCGGCTCAATGTGGAAGTGATGTTCTCTCGTGTGTCACCCCCCCCACTCCCCAGGTGTGCTCACCTTGACGTGGAGCTTCGGGTGCTGGTCGAAGTAGTCGAACAGTTTCTGGTAGTTGGTGAACTGAGCGTCCCACTCTGTCGCCTCGACGAATCGAAAGTCGTCGCCGAGCGGGACGAGAAGAACCGGAGAGCGGAAGAGGCGGGACTTCTGACGGTACTGATCCAACAGCAGGTGAGCCCTGACAGGACAGAGGGGAACCCCAtccatcaccatgacaacacaGAGCCACCGCAATCCGTCACATGTAGCTGGACCAATCAGCTGCTCTGAAGCGGGCAGGAAGTCGAGCTTCGGTGGATTCAAGTGACGAAATTCAAAGAAAACtcatcatgaaaagaaaagtcagaacTCACAGAATCTAAATAATATCTGGAGCCCTGCTTACCGCTCCTGGACattctgctctgtgattggctgcggCGGGATCCTCCACGGACAGAAGACCCGCCCTCCAGGAAGCCGGTGGAAATCGAACTGACAACAGACGGCCGGGTGCGGCCCGCACGTGTGCGGCACGTCGTAGCTGTAGAAGGGCATCATGTGACATGTGATGTCACTGCGGGGGGAGGAGtctgacacacaggaagtgggCGGAGTTAGAGAAACAAAGCAATTGATCATTGTcagttttcaaatgaaaatgattatttttcagATTGTAGTTTTAAACTTCACAAATCTTGAACTGGTTAAAATTCCCATTCTTTCTTTGAACTGGTTAAAATTCCCATTCTCTCTTTGAACTGGTTAAAATTCCCATTCTCTCTTTGAACTGGTTAAAATTCCCATTCTCTCTTTGAACTGGTTAAAATTCCCATTCTTTCTTTGAACTGGTTAAAATTCCCATTCTTTCTTTGAACTGGTTAAAATTCCCATTCTCTCTTTGAACTGGTTAAAATTCCCATTCTCTCTTGTcacttttcctgtttcattacttttacttttacagtTATTTGActcgtttcttcttcttattattttttttcatgtttttgtctctccatcacatttcctgtctctcGCCCAAACCCACCCCAGCTCTGTCGCCATAGAAACTCCAGCGTTTGTTGGTGGGCGAAGTGCTTCTTGACGGCGTAGTGAACGCGCTGTATGACCATGTCCTGAAGCCCCGCCCCCTTCAGCAGGTAGGTCATAGAGGGGGAGTGGCCAAACGGATCCACTGCCCAACCGCTGCTCGGCCTCACACCTGGACAGAAAGATCACACGTGACGCGGCGATGCGTGTTGTGACGTCATACAGTGAGAGGAAGCGAAGGTCGTGGAGGCGACACGAACCCAGGTGTCGCTGTATCCACTGGTGTCCCTCGATCAGCTGATCCAACAGAGCAAAGTAATGAGAGTTGGCTTCATCGGCCATCACCCAGCCGCCCGTCACCAGCTCCAGCTGCCCCGCCTTcagcagtctgaccaatcacagagcagaaacaaaacgggaaataagagaaagaaaaatgaataaatatgacgATTGAACGGTGACATCGTGTAAATACGGACGGAAATCATCACACAAATAACTTcaacaaaaaggaaagattaaaaaaacgCAGATTCAAacttaaaaaggaaaacaaataaaacgtCGATCTGATTTCTGAGCGAAGAGAAACGAAACATGACGAGAAGAAAaacttccttcctccctccctttctttctttcttccttcctttctctctttcttccttccttccttcctctctctctctctctccctctttctttcttccttccttcctttctctctttcttccttcctttctctctttctttcttccttcctttctctctttcttccttcctccctccctctctttcttccttcctttctccctctctttctttcttcctttctctctttctttcttccttcctttctctctttcttccttcctccctccctctctttcttccttccttccttccttcctctctctccacatgtGATCAAACATGCTTCACCTTCATGTTGGACACGGACAGAACATGAAGCTGAACGCTGAAAGCTGAAAAcgaaagaagaagaacacacGATGGAGGCTTTTAtccagtctgtgtttttcttcttctttggtttttgCACCAGTTGTTTGTGGAAGAAGcgaagaagaagctgaagttACCGTTTGACCATCGCTCTCTTCTGCTCGTCCACGTCGTTCCACCATTTAGAGAAATAACTGATTTCTGCCCAAATCATCTTCCTCCTGATGAAGACAACACGTCACCATTTGAGTTACTGCAGTACTCTGATTACTGCAGTACTCTGAATACTGCTGTCCTCTGATTACTGCAGTACTCTGATTACCTGCTGTCTTCATTTAGTTTGATCAGCATGTTGTTGAGGATGTGTTTCGTCTGATCCTGATAATAACGATCAAACGTCTTCAACCAgcctaatacacacacacacacacacacacacacacacacacacacacacacgcagacagacagacagacagacagacacacacacacacacacacacacacacacacaggtcatttCCTTTAAATCCGCTGATTGTTGAGCGACAGGTGAATCATTACGTCAGGTTAAAGAGACGTTGGACGTCCCCTGTCCGTCTCACCGGGGTCGTTGTGCGAATGAGGAACCAGAAAAACTTCCAGCGGCTGCTCGTCCCACTCGTTGCCCTTGTAACGGATCTCAAAGCCCTGTTTCCAGGCGCCGCCGTCAGGATTATCAAAGGGGAGGAGGTTGTAAACATCCAGCAGCTAAAGAcaggaacaaaaacagactctttcaaaataaaacatcctgcGCAGACTCGCACATCAACAATcaatgaaaatggaaacagaaacGTGATGGAGACACGTCCGCTGGACTCGGTATGTCCTAACATGTCCTATAAGCAATGCTGtgcaaggtcaaaggtcatagCTCCAAATCCAGTTCACGCAGACATTTCCGAGTGTCGGTTACATTTCTTCGCTCATAAAAATAGAAGCACTTGGACTTAAATATTTCCAGTTCTTactgttaaaatgtcaaaactatGACTAAGAAAAAATTACTTCAAGGCGTGCAGTACTCCGGAGCTAacagctgttagcatgctaagctaacctgcaCACCGTCGGTtccatctttcatttctttggcCAATCGGCAGCCAGGCGTCGTCTCAGCCCGGCTGTGGGTGGAGTCTGAGCTtgcatttcctcctcctgtttgccATGACGCTTTGCGATGGAGTAGAGAGTCACGCAGCGTGGCAACCAGGCGGTTGTTGTCACTAAGGAGATGCTCCAACTTGTCAATCTTCTCCTGGACGCGAGACAAATCCTACAGACAAAGAATCAAAAACCAGTTTTTAGATTCTTTCTGTAGAATTAAAACAACGATAAAATCTTTAAATGCCAGAAAACATTATTCTGAGCATTTTGTACAaatttttgtgtgaaaatgattttattttgaaatttctcTGACTGTACTTCAGTCCGTCCACTTTACTGTAACTCACAATGTCCACCTGTCCAGCAGGTGTCTCCCTGCCCTGCTGAAGCTCCGCCCCCTGCATCACCTCCAGCATGCGgtacagtgacatcactgccAGGCAGAAGACTCCGCCCACCATCACAGCCAGCAGCCGCCTCGTCTTCATCGctgaaaaatgcagcacagataGACTCGTTCTGAAAGAAGGAAGGGTGTGGTCAGTTGAACAGGTGAGCGCACCTGACGCCTCCACCCAGGTTGCCGACAGTGAAGATGGCAGGCAGCACGTTTAGCTCGGCGGACATGTTGTTCCATCAGAGACATTTGGCTGATCTGTGATCAGAAATTACGGCTGATTCTCCAAACACGTGGTGGGGTCAGAGGTGGAGTTAGCGTCATTgatcattgattgattgattgaagtCTTTTCTCAGTCGCCATCACTTTCAG
It contains:
- the man2a1 gene encoding alpha-mannosidase 2 isoform X1, encoding MAMKTRRLLAVMVGGVFCLAVMSLYRMLEVMQGAELQQGRETPAGQVDIDLSRVQEKIDKLEHLLSDNNRLVATLRDSLLHRKASWQTGGGNASSDSTHSRAETTPGCRLAKEMKDGTDGVQLLDVYNLLPFDNPDGGAWKQGFEIRYKGNEWDEQPLEVFLVPHSHNDPGWLKTFDRYYQDQTKHILNNMLIKLNEDSRRKMIWAEISYFSKWWNDVDEQKRAMVKRLLKAGQLELVTGGWVMADEANSHYFALLDQLIEGHQWIQRHLGVRPSSGWAVDPFGHSPSMTYLLKGAGLQDMVIQRVHYAVKKHFAHQQTLEFLWRQSWDSSPRSDITCHMMPFYSYDVPHTCGPHPAVCCQFDFHRLPGGRVFCPWRIPPQPITEQNVQERAHLLLDQYRQKSRLFRSPVLLVPLGDDFRFVEATEWDAQFTNYQKLFDYFDQHPKLHVKARFGTLSDYFKALHRHLSEAGTTLPTLRGDFFTYADRDDHYWSGFFTSRPFYKRLDRTLEATLRASEILFSLTLAEMRRFHADGRLAADFPAREHFRRLTDGRRSLALFQHHDAVTGTARDPVVVDYGTRLFHSILNLHQVLQSSAHWLLLLDKSEYRHDQSKPLLQMDDVMSAQDALPQKTPLTLSDEPRSLIVFNPTEQLRTSVVSVVVDAPDARVVDAETGRPMAAQISAVWEEPSRASAEAFQLHFVAELPPLSLVVYHVTKASAGSAYQAQYTFHRRGNVPAVQADHFQVSRSEGHADAPLSLSNKHIQIWSSPESGLLQKLRLQSGLVREVQVQFLWYGTRTRANRDKSGAYLFLPGEEGAQLYSSSEPPLVRVSRGPIFSDITSCFRHFTHRVRLFHLDGHAGKSLEISNMVDIRSEVNRELAMRLVSSVASGNSFYTDLNGFQMQQRRTLAKLPLQANFYPMSSASFLQDSTSRVSLLSAQSQAVASLRPGQLEVVLDRRLQQDDNRGLGQGVTDNKLTASLYHLLLEDRRGGAQEVGGASVEHLSLLAHLTSLSLCHPPITMIAPIDSQLPKLHPFLPLRSSLPCDIHLLNLRTLEDAQEAETPSQEVALLLHRKGFDCSSAPEPPLQCTWSAHEEVNLDDLFSPLHFRSVRRSGLTLLREDDEPESAQQQQPPRITRLRPMEISAFRAEID
- the man2a1 gene encoding alpha-mannosidase 2 isoform X2 yields the protein MKTRRLLAVMVGGVFCLAVMSLYRMLEVMQGAELQQGRETPAGQVDIDLSRVQEKIDKLEHLLSDNNRLVATLRDSLLHRKASWQTGGGNASSDSTHSRAETTPGCRLAKEMKDGTDGVQLLDVYNLLPFDNPDGGAWKQGFEIRYKGNEWDEQPLEVFLVPHSHNDPGWLKTFDRYYQDQTKHILNNMLIKLNEDSRRKMIWAEISYFSKWWNDVDEQKRAMVKRLLKAGQLELVTGGWVMADEANSHYFALLDQLIEGHQWIQRHLGVRPSSGWAVDPFGHSPSMTYLLKGAGLQDMVIQRVHYAVKKHFAHQQTLEFLWRQSWDSSPRSDITCHMMPFYSYDVPHTCGPHPAVCCQFDFHRLPGGRVFCPWRIPPQPITEQNVQERAHLLLDQYRQKSRLFRSPVLLVPLGDDFRFVEATEWDAQFTNYQKLFDYFDQHPKLHVKARFGTLSDYFKALHRHLSEAGTTLPTLRGDFFTYADRDDHYWSGFFTSRPFYKRLDRTLEATLRASEILFSLTLAEMRRFHADGRLAADFPAREHFRRLTDGRRSLALFQHHDAVTGTARDPVVVDYGTRLFHSILNLHQVLQSSAHWLLLLDKSEYRHDQSKPLLQMDDVMSAQDALPQKTPLTLSDEPRSLIVFNPTEQLRTSVVSVVVDAPDARVVDAETGRPMAAQISAVWEEPSRASAEAFQLHFVAELPPLSLVVYHVTKASAGSAYQAQYTFHRRGNVPAVQADHFQVSRSEGHADAPLSLSNKHIQIWSSPESGLLQKLRLQSGLVREVQVQFLWYGTRTRANRDKSGAYLFLPGEEGAQLYSSSEPPLVRVSRGPIFSDITSCFRHFTHRVRLFHLDGHAGKSLEISNMVDIRSEVNRELAMRLVSSVASGNSFYTDLNGFQMQQRRTLAKLPLQANFYPMSSASFLQDSTSRVSLLSAQSQAVASLRPGQLEVVLDRRLQQDDNRGLGQGVTDNKLTASLYHLLLEDRRGGAQEVGGASVEHLSLLAHLTSLSLCHPPITMIAPIDSQLPKLHPFLPLRSSLPCDIHLLNLRTLEDAQEAETPSQEVALLLHRKGFDCSSAPEPPLQCTWSAHEEVNLDDLFSPLHFRSVRRSGLTLLREDDEPESAQQQQPPRITRLRPMEISAFRAEID